Below is a genomic region from candidate division KSB1 bacterium.
CCCTACAAGAACGACATTCACCCCAATGAGTGGCTCTTGGGTCGTCGCGTCCAAGACTTTGCCGGCAATTTTCCCCGTAGTTCCAGCCCATGCGGCAGTTGTTGCAACAACCAGAAATACTAAGCTATAAGAAGAGACTTTCCAAAGAAGTTTTTGAATCGACATAAAATGGAATTTCACTTTTACTTTCATTTTTTCAAAGTAAGGATCCAAACTGAATTATCAAATCAAAGGTAACTCATAAAAAAAGGGAACATCCACCATTTGGAGAATAAATTAATTCCTCTATCTTCAATTCAAAAACCGCCAAAACGGTTGAAACCCTTTTAAAAATCCTATTAACACCCGATTTAAGTCGGGTGTTAAAAAGAAATAAACAATAACTCTATAACCGTTTTAATGGTTTTATTAAGGAACGACCTTATTTCATTTGTAATTTGATGATCTTTTTTCATCTTGTTGATCTGTCTTAATATTGAAAAGCGCTCGTTTTTAGGTTGAGCCTAAAATTTGACGTTGAGGCGCCAGAATGTTACGGCGCCCCACGCCAAATTAATACAATACTATTGCATTAGAAGCATCTTTTTGGATAAAGCAATTCTGCCGATCTCTAGACGGTAGAAATAGATGCCAGATCCGAGAGTTTTGCCGTGATCGTCCTTACCATTCCAAACCACCTCATGTCGTCCAGCAGGAAGAGCCTGATCCACAAGCACTCTAACCCTCTGGCCAAGTGCGTTGTAAATTGCCAAACGAACATTCCCATCCTGAGGTAAAGCATATTGAATCGAAGTGGACGGGTTGAAGGGATTCGGATAGTTGTTTCCCAGCTCGTAGGTTTTGGGAAGTCCGTTTAAAGTGATTCCCTTGTCAACATCCGTGATGTTCAACTTTTCCACAGTCAAATTATCATAATAAACCGTACCTGTGAATCTTGAATACACGTGCGGTCTCACCGATAGTGATTTTACATTTGGGTCATCCGGAACCGTAACATCGATATAAAATTGTGTCCAGCCGAATTCGGTTACAGGTGGGAAGGTATATACCCAATCATGGGCGCCAATTTCATCATATGGGTCATTGTTTCGATAACCGCTGTGAAAAATCGGTGTTATCCCAACAGACCAGGTACCAGGATAAGCTGCGGCAGAATCAGGCACCAAACTGCTGGCCTTTAGCCACATACTTATTCTCAGCACATCACCGCCACTTACACCTGATAATGTTGATATATCATTTAAGATCGATGTACCAGAAGGGGCAACACTCTCACTATTTATCAAGTATCGTTTTGTACCTACCCAGGCATCATGTGGTATACGGTCAAACGGCAAATCAAACTTCAAGGAGTTTAATCCGTGATAAGCTTCTTCATCTGTCACAATGGTGTTTTCAAAGCCGTTTTCAATGCGGCCATCGTTGCCACCGATGGGCGGAAACCAGTACAACCAGCCTTCCGGTACTCCGACGGACTGGTTCCAGTTTTGCCCGGCCCATTGGCCGCCACGACCTACGTGAAGAAAATCATCCGCCCAAACTGTGCCGGTCGCATCCTTGCCACCAACAAACTTGATGATCGTGGTCCACGCTTCTACCGGTAAGATCGTTTCACCAACTGCGTTTGTATCCGCAACAAAACCAGAACTACTGGCAACGCTTTGGTCGATAGGAAGCTTGGTTTCACCGATCAGAGCTCCCGCTTCATCCCAAAATGAATAGGAGATCCACCAACGCTCATCATCCGTCGTAGGATTCGTGTTGACATTCATGGTCTTGATATAAGCGCCAATCTTGATATCAACATCTTTTGAGTGTCGTGGCGACCAATAGTCGACCATGTTTGTGGAAATCCAGGAAGCCGAATCAGCCGTGGCCGTTGGCTTGTGGATCTTCAGGGAACGACCCATCGAACGAAACTCATCCTTCGCCCATGTCAAGGTCGCACCAGACTCGCTGCCCTTAGTCCAGTAAGATGGCATATCACCCTCAAAGCTGCCAATTGAGTTTATTTGAGCAAAACCATTTGATAAGCCAACAAACATCGATGACAAAATCAAAATAAAAAATAGTTTCCCAAGAGTTTTCATTACTTACTACCTCCATATTTTACAGGTTAATAAAGCCCATGAATTATCACAACCTTCCATTCCTTTTATGAATAGACAAAAGGAAACATGCAGCTAATTTGTTACCTCCTTTCTTGTTTTAAGAGTTTTAAATTTTAAAGTTTTAAGCAGATGGAAAAATTTGATATTTTGTTATGGATGAATTCCATGACCGAGAAAAAAGCTGTGGTATGTTTTCGAG
It encodes:
- a CDS encoding T9SS type A sorting domain-containing protein; its protein translation is MKTLGKLFFILILSSMFVGLSNGFAQINSIGSFEGDMPSYWTKGSESGATLTWAKDEFRSMGRSLKIHKPTATADSASWISTNMVDYWSPRHSKDVDIKIGAYIKTMNVNTNPTTDDERWWISYSFWDEAGALIGETKLPIDQSVASSSGFVADTNAVGETILPVEAWTTIIKFVGGKDATGTVWADDFLHVGRGGQWAGQNWNQSVGVPEGWLYWFPPIGGNDGRIENGFENTIVTDEEAYHGLNSLKFDLPFDRIPHDAWVGTKRYLINSESVAPSGTSILNDISTLSGVSGGDVLRISMWLKASSLVPDSAAAYPGTWSVGITPIFHSGYRNNDPYDEIGAHDWVYTFPPVTEFGWTQFYIDVTVPDDPNVKSLSVRPHVYSRFTGTVYYDNLTVEKLNITDVDKGITLNGLPKTYELGNNYPNPFNPSTSIQYALPQDGNVRLAIYNALGQRVRVLVDQALPAGRHEVVWNGKDDHGKTLGSGIYFYRLEIGRIALSKKMLLMQ